From one Humulus lupulus chromosome 8, drHumLupu1.1, whole genome shotgun sequence genomic stretch:
- the LOC133796178 gene encoding uncharacterized protein LOC133796178 produces the protein MAASFSDAGHHWTEETRSTSDPTLPLPIRTRPAQEDANNPYFMGTRDNPGLILASPPLTDTNFQQWARDFKLFVDAKNKNENKSSINYLDSAAAMWTELNKRFNQGNGPCIFDIQTSLISLHQGDDSISAYFSKLNEIWDEINGVRPRTPCTCDVSNDSLELQNLEQVLRFLTGLNESYHAVHSQVLLIDSLLFISKVFSTIMQEERQRKIKPSATTSLIVASTSTTQSSNPPSLLQSRTKKMQPTCSHYQKPGHLKEKFYFIHGLPPGYGTRNVNNKPTI, from the exons ATGGCCGCCTCCTTTTCCGATGCTGGCCACCACTGGACAGAGGAAACCCGTTCTACCTCCGACCCAACTCTGCCTCTGCCTATACGTACTCGACCTGCTCAAGAAGATGCCAACAATCCCTACTTCATGGGCACCAGAGACAACCCAGGCTTGATCCTAGCTTCCCCACCTCTCACGGACACTAACTTCCAGCAGTGGGCTCGTGATTTCAAGCTCTTTGTGGACGCAAAGAACAAAAATG AAAACAAGAGTAGCATCAACTATCTTGATTCAGCTGCTGCAATGTGGACTGAATTAAACAAAAGATTCAATCAAGGAAACGGGCCTTGCATCTTTGATATTCAGACATCTCTTATTTCTCTTCATCAAGGAGATGATTCCATTAGCGCCTATTTCTCCAAACTCAACGAAATTTGGGACGAGATCAATGGAGTCCGACCAAGAACGCCATGTACATGTGATGTTTCCAATGATAGTCTTGAGCTACAGAATCTTGAGCAAGTTCTACGGTTTCTTACGGGATTGAATGAGTCCTACCATGCTGTTCATTCTCAGGTACTCCTTATTGATTCTTTACTCTTTATTTCTAAAGTCTTTTCTACCATTATGCAAGAAGAAAGACAGAGAAAAATAAAGCCCTCGGCTACGACAAGTCTCATTGTTGCATCCACTTCCACCACCCAATCTTCCAACCCACCATCACTTCTGCAATCAAGAACAAAGAAGATGCAGCCTACTTGCTCTCACTATCAAAAGCCAGGACATCTCAAAGAAAAATTCTACTTCATCCATGGCCTTCCCCCTGGATATGGCACTAGAAATGTCAACAATAAGCCTACTATTTAG